A section of the Methanoregula formicica SMSP genome encodes:
- the larE gene encoding ATP-dependent sacrificial sulfur transferase LarE, whose protein sequence is MDITDKKSILVQSIRERGSMLVAFSGGVDSTLLAMLAKEVLGNRSWCVLLDSPVVPRKAVEQAQKIAADYGLQLETISIPQMDHEKFRKNPPDRCYHCKKISAQYLKQRAKELGFTCIADGINVSDTLEHRPGLIASSEEGIVHPFIEAGITKQDIREIARECGLPVWQKPSAACLSSRIPYGEEITFDKLRMIERAEAFLSARGFSQLRVRLHGHVARIEVLPEDIPNILSIRNDVVKSLRSIGFAYITLDLEGYRSGSMDEVLSSASL, encoded by the coding sequence ATGGACATAACCGATAAGAAAAGCATCCTTGTACAGAGTATCCGGGAGCGGGGATCGATGCTCGTTGCGTTCTCCGGCGGCGTGGACAGCACGCTCCTTGCAATGCTGGCAAAAGAGGTTCTCGGCAACAGAAGCTGGTGCGTCCTGCTCGACAGTCCGGTCGTACCGCGGAAAGCTGTGGAACAGGCACAGAAAATTGCCGCTGACTATGGACTCCAGCTCGAGACGATCTCTATTCCGCAGATGGACCATGAAAAATTCCGGAAAAATCCCCCGGACCGGTGTTATCACTGTAAAAAAATCTCGGCACAGTACCTGAAACAACGGGCCAAGGAGTTGGGCTTTACCTGCATCGCCGATGGTATCAACGTCTCTGACACCCTTGAGCACCGGCCCGGTCTTATAGCATCAAGCGAAGAGGGAATTGTCCATCCATTTATTGAAGCCGGGATCACCAAGCAGGACATACGGGAGATCGCCCGTGAATGCGGACTTCCCGTCTGGCAAAAACCCTCTGCTGCCTGCCTTTCATCACGGATCCCTTATGGCGAAGAAATAACGTTTGACAAACTCCGAATGATCGAACGGGCGGAAGCGTTCCTTTCAGCCCGGGGTTTTTCCCAGCTCCGTGTACGGCTGCACGGCCATGTTGCCCGGATAGAAGTATTGCCGGAAGATATCCCAAACATTCTCTCAATCCGGAATGACGTTGTCAAATCCCTCAGGTCTATCGGGTTTGCCTATATCACCCTCGACCTTGAAGGATACCGGAGCGGAAGTATGGACGAGGTGCTCAGTTCAGCCAGCTTGTAG
- a CDS encoding transcriptional regulator, whose protein sequence is MEAPCQRIVWDVLPAIRAAIAVELVKCGVSQVESARMLEIAPSAVSQYLSGKRGYRIEFENEVKRSIELLAEDLKDGKKVNLVQRTCEICRQLREGDEQCGGPSGSASERCGT, encoded by the coding sequence ATGGAAGCCCCTTGTCAGAGAATTGTCTGGGATGTGTTGCCCGCGATCCGTGCGGCGATAGCCGTTGAACTGGTGAAATGCGGCGTGTCCCAGGTTGAGTCGGCGCGGATGCTTGAGATCGCTCCCTCCGCAGTATCCCAGTACCTGTCAGGAAAACGCGGGTACCGCATCGAGTTCGAGAACGAAGTGAAACGGTCGATAGAACTTCTTGCTGAGGATTTGAAAGATGGAAAAAAAGTCAACCTTGTGCAGCGCACCTGCGAGATCTGCCGGCAATTGCGCGAGGGGGATGAACAGTGCGGCGGGCCATCCGGATCGGCGTCGGAACGATGCGGGACATAA
- the nifS gene encoding cysteine desulfurase NifS: protein MGEKRIIYLDHAATTPVKPSVADTMWSCMNTHFGNPSSIYRIARESRNAIETSRAQVAKAVGAEPGEIFFTSGGSESDNWAIKGVAFANRKKGNHIITSAIEHHAVLHTCQYLEKEGFTVTYLPVDHYGLIDPADLERAITDKTILISIMYANNEIGTIEPVAELGAIARKHKIPFHTDAVQAIGNVPIDVRTQNIDLLSLSAHKFYGPKGCGALYIRKGTRIDNLIHGGGQENRRRAGTENIAAIVGMGKAIGLATADIEWHNTQIRTLRDRLLNGILEKIPHARLNGHPEKRLPSNINISFEFIEGESMLLWLDDEGICASTGSACTSGSLEPSHVLLAIGLPHEVAHGSLRLTLGDANTEADVDFVLEVLPKVVSRLRAMSPLYKGEKEEKRNV, encoded by the coding sequence ATGGGAGAGAAACGCATCATTTACCTGGATCATGCTGCAACCACACCGGTAAAACCCTCTGTCGCGGATACCATGTGGTCCTGCATGAATACTCATTTCGGCAATCCGTCATCGATTTACCGCATTGCCCGTGAATCAAGGAACGCAATCGAGACATCACGGGCACAGGTTGCAAAGGCCGTCGGAGCTGAACCCGGCGAGATTTTTTTTACTTCCGGAGGGAGCGAGTCCGACAACTGGGCAATCAAAGGTGTTGCCTTTGCCAATCGGAAAAAGGGAAACCATATCATAACATCGGCAATCGAGCATCATGCCGTTCTCCATACCTGCCAGTATCTTGAAAAGGAAGGTTTCACCGTAACGTACCTCCCGGTCGATCACTATGGACTTATCGATCCAGCAGACCTTGAACGTGCGATTACCGACAAGACAATCCTGATCTCGATTATGTACGCCAACAATGAGATCGGCACTATCGAACCCGTTGCAGAACTTGGCGCGATTGCCCGGAAGCACAAGATCCCCTTCCACACCGATGCCGTGCAGGCAATCGGCAATGTGCCAATCGATGTGCGGACGCAGAACATCGACCTGCTCTCGCTCTCTGCCCACAAGTTCTACGGGCCAAAGGGCTGCGGGGCGCTCTACATCCGGAAGGGCACAAGGATTGACAACCTGATCCACGGCGGGGGCCAGGAAAACCGGCGCCGGGCAGGCACCGAGAACATTGCCGCGATTGTCGGGATGGGAAAAGCTATCGGACTCGCAACGGCGGATATTGAATGGCACAATACGCAAATCCGGACTCTCCGGGACCGGCTCCTGAACGGGATCCTTGAAAAAATCCCGCATGCCCGTCTCAACGGTCACCCGGAGAAACGGCTGCCGAGCAATATCAACATCAGCTTCGAATTCATCGAGGGGGAATCCATGCTTCTCTGGCTCGATGACGAGGGGATCTGTGCATCGACCGGCAGTGCCTGCACCTCGGGGTCGCTCGAACCCTCGCACGTCCTGTTGGCAATCGGCCTTCCGCACGAAGTTGCGCATGGCTCCCTCAGGCTGACACTGGGCGATGCAAACACGGAAGCGGACGTGGACTTCGTGCTGGAGGTGCTGCCGAAGGTAGTATCCCGTCTTCGCGCGATGTCCCCCCTGTACAAAGGCGAAAAGGAGGAAAAGAGGAATGTATAG
- the nifU gene encoding Fe-S cluster assembly scaffold protein NifU, whose amino-acid sequence MYSDKVMDHFKNPRNVGEIENPDGVGEVGNPVCGDIMNIYLKIENNIITDAKFKTFGCGAAIASSSMATELVKGKTLEEAWDVSNKAVADALEGLPPIKMHCSVLAEEGIHKAINNYRKKQGLPEWEEKNPHSHEHEDVTCEH is encoded by the coding sequence ATGTATAGCGACAAGGTAATGGACCATTTCAAAAATCCCCGTAACGTGGGCGAGATTGAGAACCCTGACGGGGTTGGCGAGGTCGGCAACCCGGTCTGCGGCGACATCATGAACATTTACCTCAAGATTGAGAATAACATCATCACCGATGCAAAGTTCAAGACGTTCGGCTGCGGCGCTGCCATCGCATCGAGCAGCATGGCAACGGAACTGGTGAAAGGCAAGACCCTTGAGGAAGCGTGGGACGTATCCAACAAGGCGGTTGCCGATGCACTCGAAGGTCTGCCACCGATCAAGATGCACTGTTCGGTACTTGCCGAGGAAGGTATCCACAAAGCGATTAATAATTACCGGAAGAAACAGGGACTTCCCGAATGGGAGGAGAAGAACCCGCACTCCCATGAACATGAGGATGTGACCTGCGAGCATTAA
- a CDS encoding HesA/MoeB/ThiF family protein: MLSERERERYKRQILLFGNEGQERLKSSHIFIAGAGGLGSPAAIYLAVAGVGEITIVDMDTVDQSNLNRQILHTDRDIGKKKTVSAIAKLREYNPDIIINAIDTTITADNIRGLVGQADGIVDAMDNYPVRYLLNRVALEKKIPFFHGAIRGFYGQATTILPEKTPCLACIFPRAPPKEVFPVVGATPGVIGTIQATEVVKYLTKQGELLAGRLFLWDGLAATSEEIALEKNPACPVCGSGAGTEPPARMIR; the protein is encoded by the coding sequence ATGTTATCAGAACGCGAACGTGAACGCTACAAGCGTCAAATCCTGCTTTTCGGGAACGAAGGGCAGGAACGGTTGAAATCTTCGCACATCTTCATAGCCGGGGCCGGCGGTCTTGGCTCGCCCGCAGCCATCTATCTCGCGGTTGCCGGGGTCGGGGAGATCACGATTGTCGATATGGATACCGTTGACCAGAGCAACCTGAACCGCCAGATCCTCCATACGGACCGGGATATCGGGAAAAAGAAGACGGTCTCGGCCATCGCGAAGCTCCGGGAGTATAACCCGGATATCATCATCAACGCGATCGATACCACCATCACCGCTGACAATATCCGCGGGCTGGTGGGACAGGCTGACGGAATCGTTGACGCGATGGATAACTACCCGGTCCGTTATCTGCTCAACCGTGTTGCGCTGGAGAAGAAAATCCCGTTCTTCCACGGGGCCATCCGGGGATTCTACGGGCAGGCGACGACCATCCTCCCGGAAAAAACCCCATGCCTGGCCTGCATCTTCCCCCGGGCTCCCCCAAAGGAGGTTTTCCCGGTGGTAGGGGCAACGCCCGGGGTCATCGGAACGATACAGGCAACCGAGGTTGTCAAGTATCTCACAAAACAGGGCGAGCTGCTGGCCGGCCGGCTCTTCCTCTGGGACGGTCTTGCAGCAACGTCCGAGGAAATTGCACTTGAGAAGAACCCGGCCTGCCCGGTTTGCGGGAGCGGGGCTGGTACAGAACCGCCTGCGAGGATGATACGATGA
- a CDS encoding MoaD/ThiS family protein has protein sequence MKVTLRFFARFRELLGTDIIVEPHDGTRLADLVAEVAQKNTDGYAAIFDEQGAFREFVILMRNKKRVETAEAGTITVTDGDEIAVFPPVAGG, from the coding sequence ATGAAGGTAACGTTGAGATTTTTTGCACGGTTCCGGGAACTCCTCGGGACAGATATTATTGTTGAGCCCCATGACGGCACCCGGCTTGCGGACCTTGTTGCTGAGGTTGCCCAAAAGAACACGGACGGCTATGCTGCGATCTTCGATGAACAGGGAGCGTTCCGCGAGTTCGTGATCCTGATGCGGAACAAGAAGCGTGTGGAGACTGCCGAGGCCGGGACAATCACAGTTACCGATGGCGACGAGATCGCGGTCTTCCCGCCCGTTGCAGGAGGATAG
- a CDS encoding molybdenum cofactor biosynthesis protein MoaE, translating into MVFRVQKEDVDIGALIEAAKRPGTGAIVLFDGIVRDDDITEMELEAYAEVAVAEMEKIATAAMEQFRLLHVDIIHRIGRLAVGENILIIVVSAGHRPDAYAGSRYIIEEIKKSVPVWKKELTKDGGRWVPGEHGHGSAIL; encoded by the coding sequence ATGGTGTTCAGGGTCCAGAAAGAGGATGTGGATATCGGCGCCCTCATCGAAGCGGCAAAGAGGCCCGGGACCGGTGCGATCGTCCTCTTTGACGGGATCGTCAGGGATGACGATATCACCGAGATGGAACTGGAAGCCTACGCGGAGGTGGCGGTCGCCGAGATGGAGAAGATCGCAACAGCAGCAATGGAACAGTTCCGGCTCCTGCATGTCGATATCATCCACCGTATCGGGCGGCTTGCGGTCGGCGAGAATATCCTGATCATCGTGGTGAGTGCCGGTCACCGCCCCGATGCATATGCAGGATCCCGGTATATCATCGAAGAGATCAAGAAGAGCGTTCCTGTCTGGAAGAAGGAACTGACCAAAGACGGAGGGAGGTGGGTGCCGGGCGAGCACGGGCACGGATCGGCGATACTATGA
- the pdxS gene encoding pyridoxal 5'-phosphate synthase lyase subunit PdxS — protein MELSELRHGTELLKRGFAAMQKGGVIMDVVNAEQAKIAEEAGAVAVMSLERVPSDIRKAGGVARMADPEKVIEIIEAVTIPVMGKVRIGHFVEAQLLEVLGVDMIDESEVLTPADEEFHIEKTKFTVPFVCGARNLGEALRRINEGAAMIRTKGEAGTGNVVEAVRHMRAIQGGIRTIQKLEPQELVAYAREIEAPVELLIETAKRGRLPVVNFSAGGIATPADAALMMQLGADGVFVGSGIFKSENPARRAKAIVEAVNHFTDATVIANASRNLGEAMPGLDVHLLTKEETLATRGR, from the coding sequence ATGGAATTATCAGAACTCAGGCATGGTACCGAACTCCTCAAACGGGGATTTGCTGCCATGCAGAAAGGCGGCGTGATCATGGATGTCGTGAACGCCGAACAAGCGAAGATAGCAGAAGAAGCCGGTGCCGTTGCGGTGATGTCGCTCGAACGGGTGCCGTCAGATATCCGCAAGGCCGGCGGCGTTGCACGGATGGCGGATCCGGAAAAAGTGATCGAGATTATCGAGGCCGTCACGATTCCCGTGATGGGCAAGGTCCGGATCGGTCATTTTGTCGAGGCACAGTTACTGGAAGTACTTGGCGTGGATATGATCGATGAAAGCGAAGTCCTGACTCCAGCCGATGAAGAGTTCCACATCGAGAAGACAAAATTCACTGTCCCGTTTGTCTGCGGTGCCCGGAACCTCGGCGAAGCGCTCCGAAGAATCAACGAAGGTGCGGCCATGATCCGCACGAAAGGCGAGGCCGGTACCGGCAACGTTGTCGAGGCGGTCCGCCACATGCGGGCGATCCAGGGAGGGATCCGCACGATCCAAAAACTCGAACCACAGGAACTTGTGGCATATGCCCGCGAGATCGAAGCCCCGGTCGAGCTTCTCATCGAGACCGCAAAACGGGGGCGGCTGCCCGTTGTGAACTTCTCGGCCGGTGGTATTGCCACTCCTGCCGATGCCGCCCTTATGATGCAGCTGGGCGCTGACGGTGTCTTTGTAGGGTCCGGGATCTTCAAGTCAGAGAACCCGGCCCGCCGGGCAAAGGCTATTGTCGAAGCCGTGAACCACTTTACCGATGCCACAGTCATTGCAAACGCGAGCAGGAATCTTGGGGAAGCGATGCCCGGGCTGGATGTGCACCTGCTGACAAAAGAAGAGACGCTTGCGACACGCGGGCGGTAA
- the cysE gene encoding serine O-acetyltransferase — MVFDHIREDISAIYGKDPAARSTLEILFCYPGLHALWFHRRAHWLWLHNLKFFARFISHISRFLTGIEIHPGATMGRRVVIDHGMGVVIGETAEVGNDVLIYMGVVLGGTALENVKRHPTIEADVILGSGATILGPIRIGKGAKVGAGSVVVRTVPPGATVVGVPGRIAGPEHGRKTDEQTEEVMPDPMLRVISRLLDRQNQLEERLRTIEQTKPDTGPAALPQEVVCENEIREALKEVIDPEVGIDIVDLGLIKEIRVAGTRVEIDMVLTCKTCPLTDHLCDQVRRKALGVCGIGQVTVNVLDEPWNWDRFVKQRGNLRQI; from the coding sequence ATGGTGTTTGACCACATCCGTGAAGATATATCCGCAATTTATGGGAAGGATCCCGCGGCCCGATCCACACTGGAGATCCTGTTTTGTTACCCGGGACTCCATGCCCTCTGGTTCCACCGAAGGGCCCACTGGCTCTGGCTCCATAACCTGAAGTTCTTTGCCCGGTTCATCTCGCACATCAGCCGGTTCCTGACCGGGATCGAGATCCATCCCGGAGCAACCATGGGTCGCCGCGTGGTCATCGACCATGGCATGGGTGTTGTCATCGGGGAGACTGCTGAAGTGGGGAACGATGTCCTCATCTACATGGGGGTTGTCCTTGGCGGCACGGCCCTTGAGAATGTCAAACGCCATCCGACTATTGAGGCCGATGTGATCCTTGGTTCCGGTGCTACCATCCTTGGACCCATCCGGATTGGCAAAGGGGCAAAAGTGGGTGCGGGATCGGTAGTGGTCCGCACGGTGCCGCCGGGTGCGACCGTGGTAGGGGTCCCTGGCAGGATTGCCGGGCCGGAACACGGCCGGAAAACAGACGAGCAGACCGAAGAAGTGATGCCCGACCCGATGCTCCGGGTCATCAGCCGGCTGCTTGACCGGCAGAACCAGCTGGAGGAACGGCTTCGTACCATCGAACAGACAAAGCCCGACACGGGCCCGGCTGCACTACCGCAGGAAGTTGTCTGTGAAAACGAGATACGGGAGGCATTGAAGGAGGTAATCGATCCTGAGGTGGGCATTGATATTGTGGACCTCGGGCTTATCAAGGAGATCCGGGTTGCCGGAACCCGTGTAGAGATTGACATGGTCCTCACGTGTAAAACCTGCCCTCTCACCGATCATCTTTGCGATCAGGTCCGGCGGAAGGCGCTGGGGGTGTGCGGCATCGGGCAGGTGACGGTGAATGTGCTTGATGAGCCGTGGAACTGGGACCGGTTCGTGAAACAGCGGGGCAACCTCCGCCAGATCTGA
- the cysK gene encoding cysteine synthase A — protein sequence MTKIYENILATIGDTPLVRLNRITAGAGATVLAKLESFNPGSSVKDRIAISMIDAAEAGGLFKADTIILEPTSGNTGIGLAMVAAARGYKITLVMPETMSIERRKLAKAFGAKIVLTPGAEGMKGAVAKAEKMAAENPDYFYIPQQFKNLANPEIHRKTTAEEIWRDTDGKVDILVAGVGTGGTITGIADVIGKKKPSFRAIAVEPDASPVLSGGSPGPHRIQGIGAGFVPDIFQRDLIDEIIRVKNEDAFDTARRLAREEGILAGISGGAALYAALNVAWRPVNKGKIIVVILPDTGERYLSIPDLFPE from the coding sequence ATGACAAAAATTTACGAAAATATCCTCGCAACCATCGGCGACACCCCGCTCGTGCGGCTGAACCGCATAACCGCCGGGGCCGGGGCAACCGTGCTTGCCAAGCTCGAGTCCTTCAACCCGGGTAGCAGCGTTAAGGACCGGATTGCCATATCCATGATCGATGCCGCGGAAGCGGGAGGGCTATTCAAAGCTGATACCATCATCCTTGAACCCACAAGCGGTAATACCGGCATCGGGCTTGCCATGGTCGCGGCGGCCCGTGGTTATAAGATTACTCTCGTCATGCCGGAGACCATGAGCATCGAACGGCGGAAACTTGCCAAGGCGTTCGGTGCGAAGATTGTGCTCACCCCCGGGGCCGAGGGGATGAAAGGAGCAGTTGCCAAAGCCGAGAAGATGGCTGCGGAGAACCCGGACTACTTCTATATTCCCCAGCAGTTCAAAAATCTGGCAAATCCCGAGATCCACCGGAAGACAACCGCTGAGGAGATTTGGCGCGATACCGACGGAAAAGTCGATATCCTTGTTGCCGGTGTGGGGACCGGCGGGACAATCACCGGCATCGCGGATGTAATCGGGAAGAAAAAACCCTCGTTCCGTGCCATCGCGGTCGAACCTGACGCATCGCCGGTCCTCTCTGGCGGATCTCCCGGCCCACACCGGATCCAGGGGATAGGTGCTGGTTTTGTACCGGACATCTTCCAGCGCGATCTTATTGATGAGATCATCCGGGTGAAGAACGAGGATGCTTTTGACACCGCACGCAGGCTCGCACGCGAGGAGGGCATCCTTGCCGGGATTTCCGGCGGTGCTGCCCTGTATGCTGCACTTAACGTTGCCTGGCGTCCCGTAAACAAGGGAAAGATCATTGTTGTCATACTCCCCGACACCGGTGAACGCTACCTGAGTATCCCCGATCTTTTCCCGGAGTAA
- the cysS gene encoding cysteine--tRNA ligase: protein MELYSTLSGTVEPLETLHPDRVYLFVCGPTVYDYSHLGHARTYVAFDVLTKYLRWTGKEVFYLQNITDVDDKIINRAREENISQSELARKFETEYFCDMQALGIDAVSYYARATTHIPEIISQVERLVARGVAYVTETGVYFNVDSFERNGELSGQDKTKRVSRVTDTTKQDPLDFALWKTGEYGEYTWDSPWGRGRPGWHIEDTAISEKYFGQQYDIHGGGLDLIFPHHEAEIAQMESLEGKHPMVRYWMHTGFLTVKGEKMSKSLGNFTTIRDALKRWNKDILRYFILLSHYRSPLQATDEGFANAAKGLEHIRAIARNDNGPDVEGRKAFTDAMEADLNTPMALAAIQRLAGNGDIGALREYGAILGINFLRETSAPLSVLHEIRAELRARKQFEVADLIREKMVAAGITITDQSL from the coding sequence ATGGAATTATACAGTACATTGTCAGGAACCGTTGAACCGTTAGAGACTCTTCACCCGGACCGGGTGTACCTGTTTGTCTGCGGTCCTACGGTCTATGACTACTCGCATCTCGGGCATGCCCGGACATATGTAGCCTTTGATGTACTGACAAAGTACCTCCGGTGGACCGGAAAAGAAGTGTTCTATCTTCAGAACATCACGGACGTTGACGATAAGATCATCAACCGGGCCCGCGAGGAGAATATCTCCCAGAGCGAGCTTGCCCGGAAGTTCGAGACCGAGTACTTCTGCGATATGCAGGCGCTTGGTATCGATGCAGTCAGTTACTATGCACGGGCCACAACGCACATTCCCGAGATCATCAGTCAGGTGGAGCGCCTGGTTGCCCGTGGCGTGGCCTATGTTACGGAGACCGGGGTCTATTTCAACGTGGATTCCTTCGAGCGCAACGGGGAACTGTCCGGCCAGGACAAAACGAAGCGTGTCAGCCGCGTAACTGATACAACAAAACAGGACCCGCTCGACTTTGCGCTCTGGAAGACCGGGGAGTACGGAGAGTACACATGGGATTCCCCCTGGGGCAGGGGACGGCCCGGTTGGCATATCGAAGATACCGCCATCTCCGAGAAGTACTTCGGGCAGCAGTACGATATCCATGGCGGCGGACTCGATCTCATCTTCCCTCACCACGAGGCAGAGATAGCCCAGATGGAATCACTGGAAGGGAAACACCCGATGGTCCGGTACTGGATGCACACGGGTTTCCTCACGGTCAAGGGTGAGAAGATGTCCAAGTCTCTTGGAAACTTCACCACCATCCGCGATGCCCTGAAAAGATGGAACAAGGATATCCTGCGGTATTTCATCCTGCTCTCTCATTACCGGTCCCCGCTCCAGGCAACCGATGAGGGATTTGCCAATGCGGCCAAAGGGCTTGAGCATATCCGGGCAATTGCACGGAACGACAATGGCCCCGATGTGGAAGGCCGGAAAGCCTTCACTGATGCCATGGAGGCCGACCTCAATACTCCGATGGCTCTGGCAGCAATCCAACGACTTGCCGGAAACGGGGATATCGGGGCATTGCGGGAGTACGGTGCGATCCTCGGGATCAATTTTCTCCGGGAGACAAGTGCACCGTTAAGTGTCCTTCACGAGATCCGTGCAGAGCTGCGGGCCAGAAAGCAGTTCGAAGTGGCCGATCTGATCCGCGAGAAGATGGTAGCAGCCGGTATTACGATTACGGACCAGTCATTGTGA
- a CDS encoding winged helix-turn-helix transcriptional regulator, with translation MLENGGQLTQKDLIRETSLPSRTVRYALNRLKEEQFLIERHYFIDARQSLYGLIQPSKEVVTV, from the coding sequence GTGCTTGAGAATGGTGGCCAGCTGACACAGAAGGATCTCATCCGCGAGACCTCCCTGCCATCCCGGACTGTGCGGTACGCATTGAACCGGCTCAAGGAAGAACAATTCCTCATCGAGCGTCATTATTTCATTGATGCCCGGCAGAGCCTCTACGGCCTTATCCAGCCATCGAAGGAGGTGGTTACGGTATGA